One part of the Methanofastidiosum sp. genome encodes these proteins:
- the fni gene encoding type 2 isopentenyl-diphosphate Delta-isomerase: MTTERRKFEHIKICLEEDVQSKYNYLQDLSFVHSALPEINFDDINTEIKLFGKRLSFPLFISAMTGGTEEALKINKALAKACQKTQIGMGLGSQRAMIEDHSLTYTYDIRKYAKDILLIGNIGLPQFVKGYTDKEAKYAVQEIKADMLAVHLNSVQEVSQPEGDLFFKDGLSILKRLKEKLPFPLIVKETGAGISKETAEKLSFLDGVDVAGTGGTSWSAVEYYRSNNNKETVKKLWNWGIPTPLSIAECRTSGIKTIIGSGGVRTGFDIAKCISLGAQACGIALPFLKLAVEENVEGLVEKIETIKREFKIAMFLNSCSSVYELKSRPLFLTGELSQLMQQRGMDFHYFNYR; the protein is encoded by the coding sequence GTGACGACGGAAAGAAGGAAGTTCGAGCATATTAAAATATGCCTTGAAGAGGATGTTCAATCCAAGTACAACTACCTTCAAGACCTTTCTTTTGTCCACTCAGCGCTTCCTGAAATAAACTTTGACGATATAAATACAGAAATCAAGCTATTCGGTAAGCGCCTTTCCTTCCCTCTTTTTATCTCTGCCATGACGGGCGGGACTGAAGAGGCTTTGAAGATAAATAAAGCGCTTGCAAAGGCATGCCAGAAGACCCAAATAGGCATGGGGCTTGGAAGCCAGAGGGCGATGATTGAGGACCACTCGCTTACCTATACCTATGACATCAGAAAATACGCCAAAGACATACTTCTAATTGGGAACATCGGTCTCCCTCAGTTTGTGAAAGGCTACACCGATAAAGAAGCCAAATACGCAGTTCAAGAGATTAAGGCCGATATGCTTGCAGTCCACCTTAACAGTGTGCAGGAAGTATCCCAGCCGGAGGGGGACCTGTTCTTCAAAGACGGGCTCTCTATCCTAAAGCGCCTAAAAGAAAAACTTCCTTTTCCTTTGATAGTAAAGGAGACGGGAGCAGGCATATCCAAAGAAACAGCTGAAAAGTTGTCATTTCTTGATGGCGTCGATGTTGCAGGTACTGGTGGCACAAGCTGGAGTGCAGTTGAATACTACCGCAGCAATAATAACAAGGAAACAGTAAAGAAGCTATGGAACTGGGGCATACCAACGCCGCTTTCAATTGCCGAGTGCAGAACATCTGGCATCAAGACCATCATAGGCTCTGGAGGCGTCAGGACAGGATTTGACATTGCAAAGTGCATTTCACTTGGCGCTCAAGCATGCGGCATAGCTCTACCTTTTCTAAAGTTAGCCGTTGAAGAAAATGTTGAAGGATTGGTAGAAAAAATCGAGACAATCAAGAGAGAGTTTAAGATAGCGATGTTTTTGAACTCTTGCTCGTCTGTCTATGAGCTTAAGAGTAGGCCGCTATTCTTAACTGGCGAGCTATCGCAGCTTATGCAACAAAGGGGAATGGATTTCCACTATTTTAATTATCGTTAA